The following coding sequences are from one Salvia hispanica cultivar TCC Black 2014 chromosome 3, UniMelb_Shisp_WGS_1.0, whole genome shotgun sequence window:
- the LOC125212089 gene encoding NAC domain-containing protein 100-like isoform X1, whose amino-acid sequence MENSFGIVKSDELIDLPPGFRFHPTDEELITHYLCRKAIDGSFSAIAIGEVDMNKVEPWELPWRAKLGEKEWYFFCMRDKKYPTGLRTNRATAAGYWKATGKDKQIFRGKILIGMKKTLVFYRGRAPKGHKSDWVCHEYRLEGNFTLDKSTKKKTAFSICVQNDWVISRVFQKASGGKKVHISGLVRMGSAAAALMETESGHVHCFSNADVVRAPINDDFSIPSSIPWGQLASVPVPDPAILRQFLASYGHNVSQETALSAENSSGVSNLDTGKRPFEEQDSAVEPQDLECIWSYSSL is encoded by the exons ATGGAAAACAGTTTTGGAATCGTTAAAAGTGATGAATTGATAGACCTCCCTCCCGGATTTCGATTCCACCCCACCGATGAAGAGCTGATCACTCATTATCTCTGCAGAAAGGCCATCGACGGAAGCTTCTCCGCCATAGCCATCGGTGAGGTTGATATGAACAAGGTTGAGCCCTGGGAATTGCCTT GGAGAGCGAAATTGGGGGAAAAGGAGTGGTACTTTTTCTGTATGAGGGACAAGAAATACCCGACCGGGCTGCGGACGAACAGAGCCACCGCCGCCGGCTACTGGAAAGCCACCGGAAAAGATAAACAGATTTTTCGCGGGAAAATCCTAATCGGGATGAAGAAAACCCTAGTTTTCTACCGCGGGAGAGCTCCCAAGGGCCACAAATCCGATTGGGTGTGCCACGAATACAGATTGGAAGGCAATTTCACTCTCGACAAATCAACCAAG aaaaaaacggCTTTCTCGATTTGTGTGCAGAACGATTGGGTGATCAGCAGGGTGTTTCAAAAGGCGAGTGGAGGGAAAAAGGTCCATATTTCCGGTCTGGTTAGGATGggctccgccgccgccgcgctGATGGAGACGGAATCTGGCCACGTGCACTGCTTCTCCAATGCCGATGTTGTTCGTGCTCCGATCAACGATGATTTTTCCATTCCCTCCTCGATTCCGTGGGGGCAGTTGGCCTCGGTTCCGGTGCCCGATCCGGCGATTCTCCGGCAATTTCTCGCGAGCTATGGACACAACGTGTCGCAGGAGACTGCGTTGAGTGCTGAGAACTCCTCCGGCGTCTCGAATCTCGACACCGGGAAGAGGCCGTTTGAGGAACAGGATAGTGCAGTTGAGCCTCAGGATTTGGAATGCATTTGGAGTTACTCATCACTTTAG
- the LOC125212089 gene encoding NAC domain-containing protein 100-like isoform X2 codes for MENSFGIVKSDELIDLPPGFRFHPTDEELITHYLCRKAIDGSFSAIAIGEVDMNKVEPWELPWRAKLGEKEWYFFCMRDKKYPTGLRTNRATAAGYWKATGKDKQIFRGKILIGMKKTLVFYRGRAPKGHKSDWVCHEYRLEGNFTLDKSTKNDWVISRVFQKASGGKKVHISGLVRMGSAAAALMETESGHVHCFSNADVVRAPINDDFSIPSSIPWGQLASVPVPDPAILRQFLASYGHNVSQETALSAENSSGVSNLDTGKRPFEEQDSAVEPQDLECIWSYSSL; via the exons ATGGAAAACAGTTTTGGAATCGTTAAAAGTGATGAATTGATAGACCTCCCTCCCGGATTTCGATTCCACCCCACCGATGAAGAGCTGATCACTCATTATCTCTGCAGAAAGGCCATCGACGGAAGCTTCTCCGCCATAGCCATCGGTGAGGTTGATATGAACAAGGTTGAGCCCTGGGAATTGCCTT GGAGAGCGAAATTGGGGGAAAAGGAGTGGTACTTTTTCTGTATGAGGGACAAGAAATACCCGACCGGGCTGCGGACGAACAGAGCCACCGCCGCCGGCTACTGGAAAGCCACCGGAAAAGATAAACAGATTTTTCGCGGGAAAATCCTAATCGGGATGAAGAAAACCCTAGTTTTCTACCGCGGGAGAGCTCCCAAGGGCCACAAATCCGATTGGGTGTGCCACGAATACAGATTGGAAGGCAATTTCACTCTCGACAAATCAACCAAG AACGATTGGGTGATCAGCAGGGTGTTTCAAAAGGCGAGTGGAGGGAAAAAGGTCCATATTTCCGGTCTGGTTAGGATGggctccgccgccgccgcgctGATGGAGACGGAATCTGGCCACGTGCACTGCTTCTCCAATGCCGATGTTGTTCGTGCTCCGATCAACGATGATTTTTCCATTCCCTCCTCGATTCCGTGGGGGCAGTTGGCCTCGGTTCCGGTGCCCGATCCGGCGATTCTCCGGCAATTTCTCGCGAGCTATGGACACAACGTGTCGCAGGAGACTGCGTTGAGTGCTGAGAACTCCTCCGGCGTCTCGAATCTCGACACCGGGAAGAGGCCGTTTGAGGAACAGGATAGTGCAGTTGAGCCTCAGGATTTGGAATGCATTTGGAGTTACTCATCACTTTAG
- the LOC125211894 gene encoding 2-hydroxy-palmitic acid dioxygenase mpo1 — MGMFDLEEQFSFYGAYHNNPINIALHMVFVWPILFTALLLLNFTPPLFSQSPILLLGQSFLVLNYGFLSTLIYALYYVSLDKKAGSLAAFLCFLCWAGSSFLGHRLGFALAWKVVLASQLLCWTGQFIGHGVFEKRAPALLDNLAQAFLMAPFFVLLEALQHAFGYEPCPGFHARVQARVDAEIRAWKESKNKKIS, encoded by the exons ATGGGCATGTTTGATTTGGAGGAGCAGTTTAGTTTCTACGGAGCTTACCACAACAACCCCATCAACATAGCTCTGCACATGGTCTTTGTTTGGCCAATTCTCTTCACAGCTCTGCTTCTTTTGAATTTCACACCGCCTTTATTCTCTCAATCCCCAATTCTTTTGCTGGGCCAGAGTTTCTTGGTCCTCAATTACGGCTTCTTGTCCACTCTTATCTATGCTCTGTATTATGTGAGTTTGGACAAAAAAGCTGGTTCTTTGGCTGCTTTCCTGTGTTTCCTGTGTTGGGCTGGAAGCAGTTTTCTCGGTCATCGCCTCGGCTTTGCTTTGGCTTGGAAG GTGGTTCTGGCATCTCAGCTACTCTGCTGGACCGGACAGTTCATAGGGCATGGCGTGTTTGAG AAGCGAGCGCCTGCACTGTTGGACAACCTCGCCCAAGCATTCCTCATGGCACCATTCTTTGTACTGCTAGAG GCTTTGCAGCATGCATTCGGTTATGAGCCTTGCCCGGGCTTTCACGCTAGAGTCCAGGCGAGAGTCGATGCTGAAATCAGGGCTTGGAAggaatccaaaaataagaaaatttctTAG
- the LOC125209695 gene encoding uncharacterized protein LOC125209695 translates to MSTSSSSGIMLQDESNFQNWVDSFLEKIFFERCECHDDMQKSELNRYCISCDAPICRYCIISGEHCNHSILTIYRHVYQNVVPLCEMQMYIDCDKIQPYKCNKKWVVSLTPLPHNGSGLLIEGDGACYLCKRKLTDHRFRFCSIACKVQSDIGEGMVEPYVRKPEVVQNPNRKRGRKGVPHRAPFL, encoded by the exons ATGAGCACTTCTTCAAGCAGTGGAATTATGCTTCAG GACGAGAGCAACTTCCAAAATTGGGTGgattcctttttggaaaaaatattttttgagagATGTGAGTGCCATGATGATATGCAAAAGAGTGAACTGAATCGGTATTGCATAAGTTGTGATGCACCAATTTGCAGGTATTGCATCATAAGTGGGGAGCACTGCAACCATAGCATTCTCACTATTTACAGGCATGTTTACCAAAATGTTGTCCCTCTATGTGAGATGCAAATGTACATTGACTGTGACAAGATTCag cCCTACAAGTGCAACAAGAAATGGGTCGTGTCTTTGACTCCTCTGCCGCATAACGGGTCGGGTTTGCTGATTGAGGGCGACGGGGCTTGCTACCTTTGCAAAAGGAAGCTCACTGACCATCGCTTTCGATTTTGCTCTATTGCATGCAAG GTTCAAAGTGATATAGGAGAAGGCATGGTTGAGCCCTATGTGCGAAAGCCAGAGGTTGTGCAGAACCCCAATCGTAAGCGGGGGAGGAAGGGAGTGCCGCACCGAGCACCTTTCTTGTAG